A single Calypte anna isolate BGI_N300 chromosome 24, bCalAnn1_v1.p, whole genome shotgun sequence DNA region contains:
- the VPS11 gene encoding vacuolar protein sorting-associated protein 11 homolog isoform X2, whose amino-acid sequence MAEPGAAAGENGVGGRAVRVGTRRSQLARVQTDSIVEMLRELYPDLSFEIVAMATTGDKILDTALSKIGEKSLFTKELENALEKNEVDLVVHSLKDLPTSLPPGFTIGAVCKRENPLDAVVFHPKNCGKTLSLLPEKSVIGTSSLRRAAQLKKKFPQLEFRDIRGNLNTRLKKLDEKEDFSAIILAAAGLKRMGWDNRIGQLLSPEDCLYAVGQGALAVEVRAKDQEILNMVSALHDADTVLCCIAERAFMKHLEGGCSVPVAVNSMLKDGQLYLTGAVYSLDGSDSLKETMQTSVNYPQQSEDGPNDDVQHVGITAKNVPSKAQEAAESLGVELASLLQSKGAKHILSVARQLNDAR is encoded by the exons ATGGCTGAGCCGGGTGCGGCTGCC GGCGAGAACGGCGTGGGCGGCAGAGCGGTCCGCGTGGGCACCCGCCGGAGCCAG CTGGCCCGAGTTCAGACCGACAGCATAGTTGAAATGCTCCGTGAACTATACCCTGACCTCAGCTTTGAGATTG TTGCCATGGCAACGACTGGAGACAAGATTTTGGATACAGCACTTTCCAAG ATTGGGGAGAAGAGCCTCTTCAccaaagagctggaaaatgcacttgaaaaaaatga AGTTGATCTCGTGGTTCACTCCTTGAAGGACCTACCAACTTCTCTTCCTCCTGGCTTTACCATTGGTGCCGTCTGCAA AAGGGAAAACCCTCTTGATGCTGTTGTCTTTCATCCCAAAAACTGTGGGAAAACACTGAGCCTACTTCCTGAAAAGAG TGTGATTGGAACCAGTTCACTTCGGAGAGCAGCCCAACTGAAAAAGAAGTTCCCTCAGTTAGAATTCAGAGATATT AGAGGAAATTTAAATACACGCCTGAAGAAACTAGATGAGAAGGAAGACTTCAGTGCCATaatcctggctgctgctgggctgaagAGAATGGGCTGGGATAACCGCATTGGCCAG ctctTAAGCCCTGAAGATTGTCTTTATGCTGTTGGACAG GGTGCCTTAGCAGTGGAAGTTCGTGCCAAAGACCAAGAGATACTCAATATGGTATCTGCCCTGCATGATGCGGACACTGTGTTATGCTGCATTGCTGAGAGGGCCTTTATGAAGCATTTG GAGGGTGGATGTAGTGTCCCTGTCGCCGTCAACAGCATGCTGAAAGATGGACAG ttgtatttGACAGGCGCAGTCTACAGTTTGGATGGATCTGATAGCCTAAAGGAGACCATGCAGACCAGTGTTAATTACCCCCAACAG AGTGAAGACGGACCGAATGATGATGTGCAGCATGTTGGCATCACAGCCAAGAATGTCCCCAGCAAGgcccaggaagctgcagagagccTTGGTGTGGAGCTAGCTAGTTTACTTCAGAGCAAGGGAGCTAAGCATATCCTTAGCGTGGCAAGGCAGCTCAATGATGCCCGCTAA